A DNA window from Thermodesulfobacteriota bacterium contains the following coding sequences:
- a CDS encoding HD domain-containing protein, with protein sequence MNKIFIENIVENDKINSIFLVKGKNLGTSKNGKPYLNLKLGDKTGEIEARVWENAKHLSTLFEKDDFIRVKSRVNRYQNDLQLVIFDLEKCPREEIFIDDFLPRTDRNIETMFGELTEISKEVKNIYLRELLDLFFEDEGFTRLFKIAPAAKGLHHVYIGGLLEHTLTVGKLILDVAKHYKGINADLLLTGGILHDIGKIYELSYEGSFDYTDEGRLLGHITIGVEMIEDKIVEITDFPNDLAMLLKHLILSHHGYYEFGSPKRPKTQEAIILYYLDDMDSKVRGFQEFIEKEKDNSSKWTGYHRLFERYIYKDTNVQSASGGPEEED encoded by the coding sequence ATGAACAAGATATTTATTGAAAATATAGTGGAAAACGATAAGATCAACAGCATATTCCTGGTGAAAGGGAAAAACCTGGGGACATCGAAAAATGGAAAGCCGTATCTTAACCTGAAGCTTGGAGATAAAACAGGAGAAATAGAGGCAAGGGTTTGGGAAAATGCAAAACATCTCTCTACCCTATTTGAAAAAGATGATTTTATCAGGGTAAAATCAAGGGTAAACAGGTATCAAAACGATCTCCAGCTGGTAATCTTTGATTTAGAGAAATGTCCTAGAGAAGAGATATTTATCGATGACTTCTTACCGAGGACAGATAGGAATATCGAGACGATGTTCGGAGAGTTAACTGAGATATCCAAAGAAGTAAAGAACATATACTTGAGAGAGCTATTGGACCTTTTCTTTGAAGATGAGGGATTTACAAGACTTTTTAAGATTGCTCCGGCAGCTAAAGGATTACACCATGTCTACATAGGGGGACTGCTGGAACACACGCTTACAGTTGGAAAGCTTATTTTAGATGTAGCAAAACATTATAAGGGGATAAATGCTGACCTTCTCTTAACAGGGGGGATACTGCACGACATCGGTAAGATTTATGAACTTTCCTATGAAGGATCCTTTGATTATACTGATGAAGGAAGGCTCTTGGGGCATATTACCATCGGGGTTGAGATGATTGAGGATAAGATCGTAGAGATTACAGATTTTCCAAATGATTTAGCCATGCTCCTAAAACACCTCATTCTGAGTCATCATGGTTATTATGAGTTTGGTTCCCCTAAAAGACCAAAAACGCAAGAGGCCATAATTCTGTACTACCTCGATGATATGGATTCAAAGGTCAGGGGTTTTCAAGAATTCATTGAAAAGGAAAAGGACAATAGCTCCAAATGGACAGGATATCACAGATTGTTTGAAAGATACATTTATAAGGATACTAATGTACAATCCGCCTCAGGCGGACCAGAAGAGGAGGATTAA
- the cas3 gene encoding CRISPR-associated helicase Cas3' translates to MTQKYYAHSKNKVNQKHLLVDHLESVGKLVRCFTQGLSWTEEAALAGQLHDLGKYGDLFQLRLQGKAEGIDHWSAGAWAAISKEYQAIAAALAIEGHHIGLQYLNKDHLKALAPQKLSLNHPLQLKLSENDPSVLKSRIEADGIAPKQQDMAKFDFSIESNIDRMLDIRMLFSALVDADFLDTEAHFNGDEKGKRYRESGPALKTEQTLEILLTYIEQVRQKTTASADVVEVRTALLADCLRATDSRTSLFTITAPTGSGKTFAMLAFALKHALEKGLRRVVMVIPYLSIIEQTAAIYRNILAPHFGENYVLEHHSLAGFGAEPDKNISDNEGENGEKTTSERQRRLLSENWDAPIIVTTSVQMLESLFSNRSSACRKLHQLARSVILFDEVQTLPAGFAVPTLAALSHLANGYGSSIVFATATQPAFEHLDNAVKTHCNRGWRPSEIVSQPASLFKRLRRTKVTWDSPDHGIGWDELTERLRKNKQALCIVNLKGHARSLWECLGEGTFHLSTNMCPAHRRDILDSVRNKLNEKQPVCLVATQCVEAGVDVDFPVVYRAYAPLDSVIQAAGRCNREGRLEDQGLLYVFMPEDEAYPPGGGYEQAAHITKMLFREVGADNMSLDDPGFIKDYYGRLYDISKPEMSKGTKELMEFVKAGSFPDVARQYRLIKQDAINVLVPYASMMTEFERLNDEADKTGLTAAWIKDARLLAVSLYRPKPDDAVWDALIPVKTGGRKVRGEGDWFIYAVKEHYHSELGLVPSGALNIWIG, encoded by the coding sequence ATGACACAGAAATACTATGCTCATAGCAAAAACAAGGTTAATCAGAAACACCTGCTGGTAGACCATTTAGAATCAGTCGGAAAGCTCGTTCGCTGTTTTACCCAGGGATTAAGTTGGACTGAAGAAGCTGCCCTTGCAGGACAATTACATGATCTTGGCAAGTATGGCGATCTGTTTCAGCTAAGATTACAAGGCAAAGCTGAAGGTATAGATCATTGGTCTGCCGGCGCATGGGCAGCCATAAGCAAAGAATATCAGGCTATTGCTGCCGCACTTGCCATCGAAGGACATCACATCGGTTTGCAGTATTTGAACAAAGATCATCTTAAGGCTCTTGCTCCCCAAAAGCTCTCCTTAAACCATCCGCTACAACTCAAATTGAGCGAAAACGATCCCTCGGTTTTGAAGTCACGCATAGAGGCAGACGGCATAGCACCAAAACAGCAGGATATGGCTAAATTCGATTTCAGCATTGAAAGTAACATAGATCGTATGCTCGACATCCGCATGTTGTTTTCTGCACTTGTAGATGCAGACTTTCTCGATACCGAGGCTCATTTCAACGGCGACGAAAAAGGGAAACGTTATCGGGAATCAGGCCCTGCGCTAAAGACAGAGCAAACGCTTGAGATTCTCCTTACCTATATCGAACAAGTTCGGCAAAAAACGACGGCTTCAGCCGATGTAGTCGAAGTTCGCACTGCATTGCTTGCGGATTGCCTGAGAGCTACCGACTCCAGAACCAGCTTATTTACTATCACAGCACCTACAGGAAGCGGCAAGACGTTTGCAATGCTAGCATTCGCTCTAAAGCATGCTCTCGAAAAGGGACTGCGACGGGTAGTGATGGTGATTCCTTATCTCTCTATCATCGAACAGACCGCTGCCATTTACCGCAATATATTAGCGCCGCACTTTGGTGAAAACTATGTGCTTGAGCACCATTCACTTGCAGGATTCGGTGCCGAGCCGGATAAGAACATATCCGATAACGAGGGCGAAAACGGTGAAAAAACAACCTCTGAACGGCAAAGAAGGCTTCTCTCTGAAAACTGGGATGCCCCGATCATTGTGACCACAAGCGTGCAGATGCTTGAATCACTGTTTTCAAATCGGTCATCGGCTTGCCGGAAACTGCATCAGCTTGCGCGCTCGGTAATTCTTTTTGACGAGGTTCAGACCTTACCAGCCGGGTTCGCCGTGCCGACGCTGGCCGCATTATCTCATCTCGCAAATGGTTACGGTTCAAGTATCGTCTTTGCCACTGCTACGCAGCCTGCATTTGAACATCTGGATAATGCCGTCAAAACGCATTGCAACAGGGGTTGGCGACCATCTGAAATAGTTTCTCAACCGGCCTCGCTTTTCAAGCGGCTGCGTCGAACTAAAGTTACATGGGACAGTCCCGACCACGGCATCGGCTGGGATGAACTTACTGAACGGCTACGCAAAAACAAACAGGCCTTGTGCATTGTAAATCTCAAAGGCCATGCCCGAAGTCTTTGGGAATGTCTTGGCGAAGGAACATTTCATCTTTCCACGAATATGTGTCCGGCACACAGAAGGGATATTTTGGATTCCGTACGCAACAAATTGAATGAGAAGCAGCCTGTCTGTCTTGTAGCAACGCAGTGCGTAGAGGCTGGGGTGGACGTTGATTTCCCTGTGGTTTATCGTGCATATGCCCCGCTTGATTCGGTAATCCAGGCGGCGGGTCGTTGCAACCGTGAAGGAAGGCTCGAAGATCAAGGTTTACTGTATGTCTTCATGCCGGAGGACGAAGCTTACCCACCCGGCGGTGGATACGAGCAGGCCGCACACATCACGAAAATGCTGTTTAGAGAAGTTGGCGCGGACAATATGAGTCTCGATGATCCAGGTTTCATTAAAGATTACTATGGAAGACTCTATGATATTTCGAAGCCTGAGATGTCAAAAGGGACAAAAGAGCTTATGGAATTTGTTAAGGCCGGCAGCTTCCCCGATGTAGCACGACAGTACCGCTTGATTAAACAAGATGCCATTAATGTGCTTGTGCCATACGCATCTATGATGACTGAATTTGAACGCCTGAACGATGAAGCGGATAAAACAGGTCTAACGGCAGCATGGATAAAGGACGCTCGTTTGCTGGCCGTCAGCCTATATCGGCCCAAGCCTGATGATGCGGTATGGGACGCACTCATCCCTGTGAAGACCGGGGGACGGAAGGTACGAGGCGAAGGCGACTGGTTTATTTATGCCGTGAAGGAACACTATCACTCTGAGTTGGGGCTTGTGCCTTCCGGCGCGCTTAACATATGGATCGGATAA
- the cas7c gene encoding type I-C CRISPR-associated protein Cas7/Csd2: MSIQNRYEFLYLFDCENGNPNGDPDAGNAPRIDPEDMRGLVSDVALKRRVRNYVQEACGNAELNAIFVEHATNLNRLIVKAHEETGGIPEKGASKSKVREARKWMCKTFYDVRTFGAVMSTGPNAGQVRGPVQFSFARSIDPVLPLDISITRMAVAEDVKGAKSSADYLKWEEEQPEDKLRTMGRKNLIPYGLYVAKGFISAHLSDDENGTGFSDSDLNLLWEALANMYDHDRSASKGFMACRGLYVFKHVGTDTNEEQRKRQAMLGCAPAQALLDLGKVIQICKDEDAMHIDNETAPRKFTHYKVTVNKGKIPTGIELWSWDDSNGGLTKV, translated from the coding sequence ATGAGCATTCAAAACCGCTATGAATTTCTTTATCTTTTCGACTGTGAAAACGGCAACCCGAACGGCGACCCCGACGCCGGAAACGCGCCTCGCATCGACCCGGAAGACATGCGGGGACTTGTCTCGGATGTGGCTTTAAAACGCAGGGTGCGAAATTACGTCCAAGAGGCTTGTGGCAACGCCGAACTTAACGCAATTTTTGTGGAACATGCGACAAACCTGAATCGCCTTATTGTAAAGGCACATGAAGAAACTGGTGGCATACCGGAAAAGGGAGCGTCAAAAAGCAAGGTCAGGGAAGCACGAAAATGGATGTGCAAAACTTTTTACGATGTGCGCACTTTCGGCGCGGTTATGAGCACTGGCCCAAACGCCGGACAAGTTCGAGGCCCGGTGCAGTTTTCTTTTGCGCGATCCATCGATCCCGTTCTTCCATTGGACATTTCCATCACTCGCATGGCTGTCGCTGAGGATGTTAAAGGCGCAAAGTCATCCGCAGATTATTTGAAATGGGAAGAAGAACAACCAGAGGACAAGCTACGCACCATGGGCCGTAAGAACCTTATACCTTACGGCCTTTATGTTGCCAAAGGATTCATCAGCGCACATCTTTCCGATGATGAAAACGGGACAGGCTTTTCAGACAGCGATCTTAACCTTTTATGGGAAGCGCTGGCCAACATGTATGACCATGATCGATCTGCAAGCAAGGGCTTCATGGCATGTCGCGGCCTCTATGTATTCAAACATGTCGGCACGGATACAAATGAAGAACAGCGAAAAAGACAGGCAATGCTCGGTTGCGCTCCGGCCCAGGCACTGCTTGACCTTGGTAAAGTGATACAAATCTGCAAGGATGAAGATGCAATGCATATAGACAATGAAACAGCGCCTCGCAAATTTACCCATTATAAGGTGACAGTAAATAAGGGGAAAATTCCCACTGGCATCGAATTGTGGTCGTGGGATGATAGTAATGGTGGCTTAACCAAGGTTTAA
- the cas8c gene encoding type I-C CRISPR-associated protein Cas8c/Csd1 — protein sequence MLDALLKVAGSTEPGFARKIVKWAITCAADGRFTGVIPLSEGKGQEYSHCPNLRFSELVGGGGSRSHFLVEGLSTLALYWKDDTEQKEQEKNHAKHKYFCSLLESASLDAPYLKAGAEMLKDEETLIAIQADLKRQKAKSTETATIMVNGINPLERDDWKNWWRKFRQTLQTPKPTTSKMRCFASGELVEPLMTHPKIKGLAGVGGLGMGDVLIGFDKDASQSYGLEQSANAAISEDAATAYTETLSGLIRDKGIKFGGAMITYWFLDSIPDEDDPFPWLTEPPEQTSAVAELKASQLLRAIKEGLRPDLAGNRYIALVLSGAAGRVMVREIMEGLFEILVANIEKWFSDLAIVSREGDRLVPFPKFFSVANAIEFLSKDGNILRNINDVPPSLISGLLRAALTNGMIPASAMSRALMRIRADFVAARPPLEVRFSIIRAYLKRKGDQNMGTYLNKEHPHPAYHCGRLLAVFARLQRAALGDVGAGVVQRYYAAASQTPGLILGRLATNAKNHLGKLEGGLAWWYENLIADVMGKIKNDMPRTLTLEEQSLFALGYYQQLAALNAGKGEKSENIADNDNNKEGTK from the coding sequence ATGCTTGATGCACTTTTGAAGGTGGCAGGCAGTACCGAACCTGGCTTTGCTCGCAAGATCGTAAAATGGGCGATTACTTGTGCAGCGGATGGACGCTTTACAGGTGTCATTCCTCTTTCCGAAGGCAAGGGGCAAGAATATTCACATTGCCCTAATCTTAGATTTTCTGAACTTGTTGGCGGGGGTGGGAGTCGCTCACATTTTCTTGTGGAAGGATTATCTACTTTAGCACTTTATTGGAAAGACGACACTGAACAGAAAGAACAGGAAAAGAACCACGCCAAGCATAAGTATTTTTGTAGTTTGTTGGAATCAGCGTCACTGGATGCGCCGTATCTGAAAGCAGGGGCAGAGATGTTGAAAGACGAGGAAACGCTTATTGCGATTCAGGCTGATCTGAAACGCCAAAAGGCAAAGTCCACCGAAACAGCCACAATCATGGTCAACGGCATCAATCCGCTTGAACGCGATGACTGGAAAAATTGGTGGCGAAAATTTCGACAGACGCTTCAAACGCCAAAGCCAACAACCTCGAAAATGCGCTGTTTTGCCAGTGGAGAACTTGTTGAACCGCTTATGACACACCCCAAAATCAAGGGATTAGCGGGGGTCGGTGGTCTTGGAATGGGCGATGTTCTGATCGGCTTTGACAAAGACGCTTCTCAATCTTACGGGCTTGAACAGTCGGCAAACGCTGCCATTTCCGAAGATGCCGCAACAGCTTATACCGAAACTTTAAGCGGCCTGATCCGTGACAAAGGCATAAAATTTGGTGGTGCCATGATCACCTACTGGTTTCTTGACTCAATTCCTGATGAGGATGATCCGTTTCCGTGGCTGACGGAGCCGCCGGAGCAGACAAGCGCTGTTGCAGAACTCAAGGCAAGCCAATTACTGAGGGCGATTAAGGAAGGACTACGGCCTGATCTTGCCGGGAACCGTTACATAGCCCTTGTATTATCCGGTGCTGCAGGTAGAGTAATGGTGCGTGAAATCATGGAAGGTTTATTTGAAATTCTTGTCGCCAACATTGAAAAATGGTTTTCTGACCTTGCTATTGTCTCTCGTGAAGGAGATCGACTTGTTCCTTTCCCAAAATTTTTTTCGGTCGCCAATGCCATAGAGTTTCTGTCGAAAGACGGAAATATACTGCGTAATATTAATGACGTGCCGCCGTCTCTGATATCCGGGCTGTTGCGCGCTGCCTTGACTAACGGCATGATCCCAGCTTCAGCCATGAGCCGGGCGCTTATGCGTATAAGAGCGGATTTTGTAGCCGCCCGCCCGCCGCTTGAGGTCAGATTTTCAATAATAAGAGCCTATTTGAAAAGAAAAGGAGATCAAAATATGGGGACTTATCTGAATAAGGAACATCCGCACCCGGCATACCATTGTGGGAGATTGCTTGCTGTGTTTGCTCGTTTACAGCGCGCAGCACTAGGTGATGTGGGGGCAGGCGTAGTGCAACGTTATTATGCCGCGGCAAGCCAGACGCCAGGGCTGATACTCGGAAGACTTGCTACAAACGCCAAGAATCACCTTGGAAAGCTCGAAGGTGGACTTGCGTGGTGGTACGAAAATCTCATTGCAGATGTGATGGGAAAAATCAAGAATGATATGCCGCGGACTTTGACACTTGAGGAACAAAGTCTCTTTGCGCTTGGTTATTATCAACAACTTGCTGCATTGAACGCTGGTAAAGGCGAAAAATCGGAAAACATTGCAGATAATGACAACAATAAGGAGGGAACAAAATGA
- the cas4 gene encoding CRISPR-associated protein Cas4, with product MSENGFITNVERELIPISALSQYVYCPRRCALIFIEQIWNENLFTAEGRIIHERVHEENRESRGDVRIEYGVSLRSLRLGLIGKADVIEFHRQLDSTWLPFPVEYKRGKPKPDSCDAVQLCAQALCLEEMLGVEVTCGALYYGKTHRRHEVVFDEKLRRETEETARRVHELIASGETPRPVYKAKCDNCSLFQLCLPKTIGKKGSVKRYLSAMVRENEKTS from the coding sequence ATGTCTGAAAATGGTTTCATTACGAATGTAGAGCGGGAATTGATACCTATTTCAGCTCTGAGCCAATATGTTTACTGCCCTCGCCGATGTGCTCTTATTTTTATAGAGCAAATCTGGAATGAGAACCTTTTTACCGCCGAAGGCCGGATCATACACGAGCGGGTGCATGAGGAAAACCGGGAATCCAGAGGCGACGTCCGGATCGAATATGGCGTGTCGTTACGATCTCTTCGCCTGGGGCTGATCGGGAAAGCTGATGTCATTGAGTTTCACCGACAGCTAGATAGCACGTGGCTTCCTTTCCCCGTTGAGTATAAGCGGGGCAAACCGAAACCGGATAGCTGCGATGCGGTGCAACTGTGCGCTCAGGCTTTATGTCTGGAAGAGATGCTTGGGGTTGAGGTTACGTGCGGCGCTCTGTATTATGGGAAAACCCACCGCCGCCATGAGGTCGTTTTTGACGAAAAATTAAGGCGGGAAACCGAGGAAACTGCAAGACGGGTTCACGAGCTGATTGCATCGGGTGAAACCCCCAGGCCGGTTTATAAGGCGAAATGTGATAACTGTTCCCTTTTCCAGCTTTGCCTGCCAAAGACTATCGGTAAAAAGGGTTCCGTAAAGCGTTATTTAAGCGCCATGGTAAGGGAAAATGAAAAGACATCTTAA
- a CDS encoding DUF3047 domain-containing protein has product MKKIKKLPDIGIYRAITIIMFILFLTSVSNVAGQGNVVMVDKFSGQKDENGVPLGWELEKKEGNVDIRIEHVGDNFYLHFVSRRSSFGVKKKVAFRIEDFPILNWAWKAGKLPKGGDVRGKSTDDQAAQVYIAFPKFPATLNTRIIGYIWDNECSKGSTVTSQWWSKLKCIVLRDKTDKLNQWFKERRNVYEDYKRLFGEDPPKVGGISLYINSQHTKSSAESYFDDVYFTKK; this is encoded by the coding sequence TTGAAAAAGATAAAGAAGTTGCCAGATATAGGTATATATAGAGCCATAACAATCATTATGTTTATTCTGTTTTTGACTTCCGTTTCTAATGTTGCCGGTCAGGGTAACGTAGTAATGGTAGACAAGTTTTCAGGGCAAAAGGATGAAAACGGAGTGCCTTTGGGATGGGAATTAGAGAAAAAGGAAGGCAATGTAGATATCAGAATCGAACATGTAGGGGATAATTTCTATCTTCATTTTGTCAGCCGAAGGTCATCCTTTGGGGTTAAAAAAAAGGTCGCATTCAGGATAGAGGATTTCCCTATCTTAAACTGGGCATGGAAGGCAGGTAAGCTCCCGAAAGGTGGAGACGTCAGGGGAAAGAGCACCGACGATCAGGCAGCTCAGGTTTATATAGCGTTCCCAAAATTTCCAGCCACGCTAAATACCCGAATAATTGGTTATATATGGGACAATGAGTGCTCCAAGGGGAGTACAGTTACCAGTCAATGGTGGTCTAAGTTAAAGTGTATTGTGCTGCGGGATAAAACGGATAAACTGAATCAATGGTTTAAAGAACGGCGTAATGTATATGAGGATTATAAAAGGCTTTTTGGGGAAGATCCTCCTAAGGTAGGGGGAATATCCCTGTATATCAACTCCCAGCATACGAAGAGCTCTGCTGAAAGCTACTTTGATGACGTCTATTTTACAAAAAAGTAG
- the cas2 gene encoding CRISPR-associated endonuclease Cas2, with the protein MFVLVTYDVATSKPGGSRRLHRVAKACEDYGQRVQFSVFECIVDPAQWAFLRQRLIDEIDPENDSLRFYFLGSNWKRRVEHIGAKKAFDQQGPLIV; encoded by the coding sequence ATGTTTGTGCTGGTGACTTATGATGTGGCTACCTCGAAACCCGGTGGATCAAGGCGTTTGCATCGGGTAGCAAAGGCCTGCGAGGATTATGGACAAAGGGTTCAGTTTTCGGTCTTTGAGTGCATTGTAGATCCGGCTCAATGGGCATTTCTTCGCCAAAGGCTGATTGATGAAATTGACCCTGAGAATGATAGTCTGCGGTTCTATTTTCTCGGGTCAAACTGGAAAAGACGAGTTGAGCATATAGGCGCTAAGAAGGCTTTCGATCAGCAGGGACCTTTAATTGTCTGA
- the cas5c gene encoding type I-C CRISPR-associated protein Cas5c: protein MRGKTHCLEVWGDFACFTRPEMKVERFSYPVITPSAARGIFDAIYWKRSYGFYWQIEKVEILKPPRYIALRRNEVKDKAPPESTIIAWKEGKRQIEPLWADGDRDLLGTDQKGRTQRQTMALKDVHYRLYAHMKFRNGVSNTATHDDQFVRRASHGKCFYQPFFGCREFPAFFQHIETDDEKKTAFPLDMDLGWMLYDVFDLRQANDEFAHPRISIFHARMIRGVLNVPQYDEPAVKKVEEVTHA, encoded by the coding sequence ATGCGAGGTAAAACACACTGCTTGGAGGTCTGGGGGGATTTTGCCTGTTTTACAAGACCGGAGATGAAGGTGGAGCGGTTTAGCTATCCGGTCATTACGCCGTCTGCTGCACGCGGGATATTCGATGCCATCTACTGGAAAAGGTCGTACGGCTTTTACTGGCAGATTGAGAAGGTCGAAATCCTGAAACCGCCGCGGTATATTGCGCTTAGGCGGAATGAAGTAAAGGACAAAGCTCCACCAGAAAGTACAATTATTGCCTGGAAAGAAGGGAAACGTCAAATCGAACCGTTATGGGCTGACGGAGACCGCGATCTGCTCGGCACTGACCAGAAGGGCCGGACACAGCGTCAGACGATGGCACTCAAAGATGTACACTACCGGTTGTATGCACATATGAAGTTTCGTAATGGCGTGAGTAATACGGCAACACATGACGATCAGTTTGTGCGCCGCGCAAGCCACGGCAAATGTTTTTATCAGCCATTCTTTGGCTGTCGGGAGTTTCCTGCGTTTTTTCAACATATCGAAACTGATGATGAGAAAAAAACCGCCTTCCCTCTTGATATGGATTTGGGCTGGATGCTCTACGACGTATTTGATCTTAGGCAGGCTAACGATGAGTTTGCTCACCCCCGTATAAGCATCTTCCATGCACGCATGATTAGGGGCGTTCTGAATGTGCCGCAATATGACGAACCGGCAGTCAAAAAGGTGGAGGAGGTGACTCATGCTTGA
- the cas1c gene encoding type I-C CRISPR-associated endonuclease Cas1c → MKRHLNTLFVTTQGAYLSKDGETVAVKVEKEVKLRIPVHTIGGIVCFGNVSCSPFLMGFCAENGVGISFLSEYGRFLARVQGPVSGNVLLRREQYRRADDPKASAEITRALLTGKLANCRTVLQRALRDHSDKIDTEAISRASKRLSNTLTRIKSEANLDVLRGMEGDMAHIYFSVFNHLITAQKEAFVFEERNRRPPLDNVNCLLSFLYTMVMHDVRSALETVGLDPAVGFLHRDRPGRSGLALDMMEELRPFIADRLTLSLINLKQVQKKGFKKADTGAVTMSDETRKEVLVSYQNRKQEEIMHPFIEEKITIGLLFHIQAMLFARYLRGDMDGYPPFIWK, encoded by the coding sequence ATGAAAAGACATCTTAATACGCTCTTTGTGACCACACAGGGGGCGTATCTCTCGAAAGATGGGGAAACAGTAGCTGTCAAGGTCGAAAAGGAAGTTAAACTACGCATTCCTGTCCATACGATAGGCGGGATTGTCTGCTTTGGCAATGTTTCATGCAGCCCGTTTCTTATGGGATTTTGTGCTGAAAACGGTGTGGGTATCAGCTTTTTGTCAGAGTATGGGAGATTCCTGGCAAGGGTGCAAGGTCCGGTATCCGGGAATGTTTTATTGCGCAGGGAACAGTACCGGCGAGCCGATGACCCAAAAGCATCGGCGGAGATCACAAGAGCTTTACTAACGGGAAAGCTTGCCAACTGTCGCACAGTATTACAGAGAGCGCTCAGAGATCATTCCGATAAGATTGATACGGAGGCGATAAGCCGGGCATCAAAGCGATTGAGCAATACGTTAACCCGCATCAAGTCAGAAGCAAATCTTGATGTACTGCGGGGTATGGAAGGCGATATGGCGCACATCTACTTCAGTGTCTTCAATCACCTCATTACCGCTCAGAAGGAAGCTTTCGTGTTCGAAGAAAGGAATCGCAGGCCACCGCTCGATAATGTGAATTGTCTGCTTTCCTTCCTCTATACTATGGTAATGCACGATGTCCGTTCGGCACTTGAAACTGTGGGATTGGATCCGGCAGTGGGTTTTCTTCACCGTGATCGTCCCGGAAGGTCAGGTCTGGCACTGGATATGATGGAGGAATTGAGGCCGTTTATTGCCGACAGGTTAACCCTTTCATTGATTAACCTGAAACAGGTACAGAAAAAAGGATTCAAAAAAGCAGATACCGGCGCCGTAACAATGTCCGATGAAACACGGAAAGAAGTTCTGGTTTCATATCAGAACCGTAAGCAGGAGGAGATTATGCATCCTTTTATCGAAGAGAAGATAACGATTGGGTTGTTGTTTCACATTCAGGCGATGCTATTTGCCCGTTATCTGCGGGGAGACATGGATGGATACCCGCCGTTTATCTGGAAATGA